The genomic segment ATTCGGTGCCGGTGAGGCCGCGCAACTGGCGCATGACCGAGCGGTAGTCGACTGCCTGGGACAAATGCTGGAAGACGAGCAGCAGCAACCCGCAGATAACGAGTGCAAGTACTGGCGAGAGGATGCCCCGATTGCCGAGGGCTTTCGACGCCCGGGTGAGCATCGCGCCGAACCGGCCGGATTGATCGTTATAACGACGAAACATGGACATGCGGGCCTTGCGTGGAGCTGTCGCGACGACGGAACGTCCATCGCGGCGTCGCCTGCTTTTGGCGATTACAAAGGGATAACGGCAAACCGACCAAAAGGTTGACAGGGGGAATGATTTCCAGCGGAATTAACTCAGCAGGCCATTAAAAGGGCGCGTTCGAGCAGCGTGATCGACGCCGCAAAGCCGTTAAACGGGCAATTTTGCCGATCGGCTTCCCATTCAATCGACAGATAGAAGCCGAGGGGGCCGGAGTTTAAGCGCAATCGCGTATGAATAGCGATTCGACCCTATCGCATCGGCGCACGACGGGTTGTCGGCGGAATCAAAAAACTGTCCCGAGACCCGTTTTTCGGCATCAAGCTTTCCGCTTCACCTGCCGTAATCGCAAGCAATGGAGCGACGAAATACGAAGCGCGCGCCATGTGAACAGGGACTTGAAGGGGAACGATGATGGCAGATCAGGATTGGGTGATGGCGGGCGTGTATCTGGTGGGACTGGTGGCTACCCTGCTGTTGATGAGCGCATTGTCCGCGCGGGCGACGAAGATGCGCGCGGCGGCGTCCGGTTCAAACCATTCCAGCGAGTAAGGCTCCATCCGGGAAGCTGCTCTTTAGCAAACGCGTGCAACGCCAGGGGCGAAAAGCCGCTGGCGCGAGTTGCACGTGAATGCTGATTTGCCTGCCCGGATAGCGAAATAGCAGAAGACTATGCCGGCGGCGCGCAGATCCTGTAAGGGTCGCGCCGCTGCACCGGCAATAAGACATGGCCCATCTACATATGAACAGATGGCAGCCGATCGACTGCTAAAAATTGCCTGATCGACCGAGGCACATCAAAGACCGCACATGCGGCCCGACACGCCCAGCCCTTCCTGCGCCCCGCCACTTTCCGGCGAACGGCGCGCAATACCTGCCTTACTGCGGACGACGATGAGCTTCAGCGATAACCGCGCAGTTTTGCAGATGCAGGTTCAGCGCATGCAGCGCCAAAGCGCGCAGCTTGCCCAACCAGGTGGTGTTGCGAGCGGAAGTAGCACGGGCAGCGGCGTTGGAAGCGGTGTTCATGGTCAACTCCTGTATAGGGTTTATACCTAGGGAATAACCCGATTATAGTCCTCTTATGTCGCGCCGCAACAAAAATTAAATACGGAGTTGCGATGTTGTACGACGACCATATCCGCCAACGCACATAATTTCGCTTAGGGCGCCATCAGACGGCCGTCTATTAACCATCCGCACCGTACAGGTGCAATAATGGCCCCTTTGCCTGCGACCGTCCGCCGCAGCACTCCGCCGTCATGACCGTGGTCCAGAAAGCACTGATTGCGCCCCTCATCGTCGCGTGCGCGATGTTCATGGAAAGCGTCGACGCGAACGTGATCGTCACAGCATTACCGGCCATGGCGCGCGATTTCGGGCGCGATCCGGTCACACTGAAAATCGCGGTCACGAGTTACGTGCTCGGACTGGGCGTGTTTATCCCGGTGTGCGGATGGCTGGCAGACCGTTTTGGCGCACGCACCGTCTTCCGCACGGCAATCGGCATCTTCGTGACGGGCTCGCTGCTGTGCGCGGCGTCGAATTCGCTTGCCACCTTCACGCTGGCGCGCTTCGTCCAGGGTGTCGGCGGGGCGATGATGGTGCCGGTCGGACGCATCATCATTTTCCGGGTGGTCGACAAGGCCGACTTCATCCGCGCGATGAACTATCTGAGCGTTCCCGCGATGCTCGGCCCCGCCGCCGGCCCGCTGCTAGGCGGCTTCATCACCACCTATCTGCACTGGCGCCTGATCTTTTTCATCAACGTGCCGATCGGCATTCTCGGTATCTATCTGACCAACCGGTTCATCGCGAACACGCGTGAGCCCGACCCCGGCCCGCTCGACTGGATCGGCTTCCTGCTGTCGGCGACGGGCGCGGTGCTGCTTCTGCTGGGGTTGTCGCTGGTCGGCGGCGAACTGATTTCGAACGCGGACGCCTTCGGCATGTGCGGCTTTGGCGCGGCATTGCTGGCGATCTACGTCGTCTACGCGCAACGCGCGAAGCTGCCTCTGCTAGATTTGCGCTTTTTCAAGGTGCCGACGTTCCAGGCGAGCGTGCTCGGCGGCTCGCTGTTCCGTATCGGGTTAGGCGCGCTGCCGTTCCTGTTGCCGCTGATGCTGCAGGAAGGCCATGGGATGAGCGCGTTCCAGTCCGGGCTGATCACCTGCGCGTCGGCGTTCGGCGGCATGTTCATGCGGACCGTCGCGTCCACGGTGCTGCGGCGCTTCGGCTTCCGCTCGGTGCTGGTCGTCAACGCCGCGTTATCGGGTATTTCAATTGCGGCGTGCGGGCTGTTTTTCCCCGGCACGCCTACGTGGATCATCTGGGTGGTCGTGCTGCTCGGCGGCTTCTTCCCTGCGCTGCAATTCACGAGTCTGAATTCGCTGACGTATGCCGAAATCGCCAGCCGCGACGTAGGGCGCGCGACCAGTCTCGGCAGCGTCGTCCAGCAGATGTCGCTCGGCCTCGGCGTAACGGTTGGCGGGATCGTGTTGCAGATGTCGCGGGCGCTGCACGGGCATCCGAGCATCATGTGGTCGGATTTCTGGCCGGCGTTTCTGGTGGTCGGACTGTGCTCGTTCGCGTCGATTCCGGTCACGCTGCGCATGCCGCGCGGCGCGGGCGCGGAAATATCACGCGGCGGACGCGGTTAAGCGCCCTGCCCGTCATTCCGGCCGGCCTTGCTTGCGGATCACGCTGATATCGCCGTTGCGCTCGAGAATCGCCTCCGCCACGCTATCCATCGAACGTGAGCCGGTTTTCTGCCGCACGCTTTCGCGAACGTCGGTTGGCGTGATCAGCGCGGCGTTCATCTCACTCGCGTCGAATGCGCCATTGCGGAAAACCTCGCGTTCGACTCCGCCCACCAGCCGCTCGAAGCGGGTCGAATGCACGCAGGCCAGCGCCAGCAGCCGGTGACACGCGACGATCACGAACGACGACAGCACCGTCGCGCCAAACGGCGACGCGCCGACAATCGCGCGACTCAGCGTTGCGCCGAGCAGGATCACGACGACCGAATCGAATGGCGAGCGCTGTCCGAACGAACGCCGCCCCGACACGCGGATTAGCACCACCGCGATCACGAACACGACGATCGCGCGCAGAGCCATCTGCAATGTGTTGAGATCACGGCCCTCGCCGAACAGAACGAAGATCGCATTCGTCATGTCGTCCTCCTTGGGGCTTGTGGCGTTGTTTGAGGCGTTGCTTGCCGCCTTGCTTATGGCCGTGTTCGCCACCTTGCTGGCTGCCTTGCTCATGGCCGTGCTGGCGGCTTTTTTCTTGTGGTCTTTTATCAGAGCCGCACCCAAAGCAAACCGGATCGGCCCACCGCTGTTATCCAGCCGCCCACCCAACGAGCGTATCGCCGAAACCGCCGCTTGCACGGGCCGCCGCGCGCGCACTCGTAATCACGCGCGGCGCGGCGCTCCACGCGATGTGCGCGCCGATCGCGATCAGCCGGTCGACCAACGCGACATCCTCGCTGCATGTCAGCGGTGGAAAGCCGCCTGCGCGCCGGTAAGCCTCCGCCGATACGCCCAGATTCGCGCCGTGAATATGCCGGTGGCCGTCCGCATCGACATAGGTCTTGCGGAAATATTCGCGCACGCTGTGCGGATGCGCGCTCCAGTCGTCGACGGCAATCGAGCCGCACACCGCGTCCGCATCGAGCGACAACTGCGCGACCAGCCACGTCGCCGACACCCGGCTGTCCGCATCGGTGAACGCGAGCCAGCGCGCGCCGTCGGCGAGCAGATAATCCGCGCCGGCAGCCCGTGCAATGCCGACATTGCGCGCCTTCAACGCCAGCGTTTCGACGCCGTAAGCCCGCGCAATCGCGCCGGAGAAATCGTTGCACGCGTCGAGCACGACGACGATGCGCACCGTCTCGCCCGCGAGGTCTTCGTGACGCGACGCTTCGAGCAGCGCTGCGAGACAAGGCGCGAGCAACGCCTCTTCGTTATGTGCCGGGACGATCACGCCGATCATAGAAGCCCCTCGCGTTGCGCAACCGACCGTGCGTCGCGCGACCATACGTCGATCAGCAGATCGGCTTCGTCGTGATGCGCGAGTCGCGACAGTCCGCATCGCGCATCGAACAATGCATGCGCGGAATCGGCGGATTGCAGCGCTTCAGCAAACGGCCTGCGCCAGTGACAGGCGAGCAGCGTGCCGTCGGTGGTCAGCGACGCGGCGATTCGCGCAGCGAGCGTTTCCAGTTCGTCGCCGTGCAGGTAATACGCGAATTCGCTGATCACGATCAGATCGAACGGCCCGGCTTCGGTCGGCCATTCGAGCGGCACCGTGCGTTGTTCGACGAGCACTTGCGGCATCCCGGCGACGCGTTCGCGCGCCAATGTCACCGCGCGTTCGTGCAGATCGGCGGCGAGCAGCGCGTCGCAGCGGCCCGCCAGTTCGGCGGTCAGTTCGCCGTTCGCGCAGCCGGGCTCGAACGCATTGCGATAACGCGGACGCGGCAGCAACGCGAGCGTCAGCGTACGTTTTCGGCGCTCATACCAGCCCTCGCGAAGCTTCCAAGGATCGTCGCTTTCCCTGTAGAGGTCGTCGAAATATTGGGCCGTCGAATTCATTCGATGATCCTCTGCTTCTTCAAGGGGTTTGACGCGGAGTGTCAGAGCGTCCATGGCGTGACTCCCGGCGTGGCGGAAACGAGTTCGCCGAGCGACGCCAGATCGCGTTCCGCATGGCTTTGCCGCAGGAACACGGGCAGGTCCGCGAGCGCGCGGGCAAAGTGCGCGTCGCGGCAGAGCGGACCGGCGCCGAGCGTGCGCGTGGCGTGTGTCATCACGACCGTCGCCGCTTCCTCGACGACAAGTCGAGCGCGCATCGCTTCGCGTTGCGCGTCGGCGAGCGGATTGGCGTCGATATAGGCCGCCGTTTCGCGAAGCACAGCGGCGGCGGATACCAGCGCGACATCGACTGCGCCGAGGTGAGCCAACCGATGCGGATCGGCGCGCTGGGCGCAGGCATCGCGCAACGTGCGGCCGATCTGCGCCGCCGCGCCATACCAGCACGCGGCAATACCCGCACCGCCATGCCAGAACCCCGGCCGACGCACATACGCATGGGCCGCGCCGACCAGCGTCGCGGGCGTTCTGTCGAACGTCACATCGGCGCTGGCGGTGGCCTGCATGCCGACCGCCTGCCACTTCGACGTATCGATCGTGATCGACGGGTGATCCATGGCGACAGCGGCAAGCACGGGCTCGTTATCGAACCACGCAGTCACAAGCGCATGGCTGACAGCTTCCGCGCCCGAGCACCACGCCTTTGTTCCCGCTAGAACGACTTGAACGCCAGCGTCGGCATTGCTTCGGATTCCTGCCTGGATTGCCTGGACGCGCGCATCTGGCGGCTCGGCGGCCCACACACCCCAGCGGCTCGCTGGAGGGGAGATTGGGCCACGCAACTCCGCGAGAATCGCAAGCGCGTCGGTATGGCCTTCGAACAGTTTGATGAGACTGAGATCGCACGCGGCGACGGCCGCCAGTACACGCCAGCGGGCCAGCGTCTGACCTTGAGCGGGGAGCGGCATTAACGGCGCATGGTCATAACCGCGCTCGATGAGCAGGCGCAAACCGTCATCTGGCGAAACGGCATGAATGGAGTCGAAGCGCGTGTCGCGCAGAACCTCTTCAAGCGCATTCTCCGGCGCATCAACAGGCTTTACGTCCTGCCGCGCCCTCGCCCCAACTGCCGGATTCGATGAAGCTGAAAAACACGAATCGCCGCTTCCGGTTTTACCGGACGGGCTGTCGCCCGGTCTTCCGCGAGAATCGGCAAAAGGCCGCGCATTGACGGCGGCCGCACGGCCTTGCGTATCGAGCATCGTGCCTCCCTGAAGCGCTTCGATCGGTCCGCGGCGCTGGTCGCCGCAGAGCATACAAACCGCACAGCAAGCGTCGTGCCGCAACTATTGGACGACGAAACGCATTGCTATCTTCAGGGACTTCGGTTTATGCGAAGGACAATTCGCAAAAGGAACACGACGGGAACACTACGGCCGCCGACGCGCCTCGACCCGCGCGAGCAACTCATCGAACAACGACAACTCCACCGGCTTCACCAGATGCGCATGGAAACCTGCATCGCGAGTACGTTCGCGGTCGCTCGCGTGACCGAAGCCGGTCATCGCCGCATACATCGTGTCGGCCAGCTCGGGCATCTTGAGCAGCGCGGCGATGGTCGCGTAACCGTCCATCTTCGGCATCGCGATGTCGATCACGCAAAGATGAGGCGCAAATTGCGGCGCGATCTGGATCGCCTGCTCGCCCTCGTACGCGACACGCACTTCGTGGCCCTTGAGTTCGAGCAGCATCCCGAGGCTGTCGGCGGAATCGTGGTTGTCGTCGATCAGCAGAATCCGCAATGGCGTGACCTGCTGAGACTCCGTGCCGGTTTCATCGGCGGGAGACTCGGACGATGCAGCCGCGAGCGGCAAACTCAACGTGAACGCGCTGCCACAACCCGGCCCGTCGCTGCTCGCAAAAATGCTGCCGCCGTGCATTTCCACCAGCGACTTGCACAGCGTCAGGCCAATCCCAAGACCGCCCTCGCCCGAACTCTGCGCGGCCTTTTCCTGCGCAAACAGTTCGAAGATGCGGTCGAGCGAACGGGCGGGAATCCCGCAGCCCGCGTCGCGTACTTCGATCACGGCCATGTTGTAGTCGATGCGTGCCAGCACGTCGATGACACTGCCCACCGGCGAAAATTTCGACGCGTTGTGCAGCAGGTTTTGCAGCACCTGAACAAGCCGCGTCAGGTCGCCGCGAATGGTCATCGGCTCGAGCGGAAGATGCTCGACGACACGCTGATTACGCGCGTCGGTGAACGGCCGCGCGGCCTCGGTCGCACGCGCAACCAGTTCGCCCAGATCGACACGCGAATAGCGCAGTTCGACCTTGTCCGACATGATCCGGCCCACGTCGAGCAGGTCGTCGACCAGCCGCGTGAGGTGCGTGACCTGACGGTCGATCAGATCGCGTGCGCGTGCGAGCACGGGGCTCAGCCCGGTCTCCATCTGCATCACACCCACCGCGTTGCGGACTGGCGCGAGCGGATTGCGCAACTCGTGCGCGAGCGTCGCCAGAAATTTGCGCAGACGTTCGCTCGAACGCTCCGCTTCTTCCCGCTGACGCCGCTCGGTCAGATCGCGCGTGACCTTGGCAAAGCCGCGCAGCCGGTTCGACTCGTCATGCACAGCCGTAATGTTGACGTTCGCCCAGAAGGTCGTGCCGTCCTTGCGCACCCGCCAGCCCTCGTCTTCCACATGCCCAAGCTGCCGCGCGATAGCCAGCTCGCGAGCCGGCTTGCCCGCGGCCGCTTCTTCCTGCAAATAGAACTGCGAGAAATGCCGGCCGACGATTTCATCGCGCGTATAGCCCTTGATTCGCGCGGCGCCCGCATTCCAGCTCACCACGAAGCCTTGCGGATCGAGCATGAAGATCGCGTAGTCCTTGACGCTGTCGACCAGCAAACGGAAGCGCTCTTCGCTTTGCCGCAATGCTTCGACGTACTCGCGTTGCGCGGTCAGGTCGCGCGTGATCTTTGCAAAGCCAGTCAGGATGCCCGCATCGTTACGGATCGCCGTGATGACGACGTTCGACCAGAACGTCGTGCCGTCCTTGCGAACCCGCCAGCCTTCGTCTTCGAAACGGCCGGTTAGCGACGCCTGCTGCAACTCGTAAGCGGGCCAGTCGCGCGCTATCGCTTCTTCGGTATAAAAGCGCGAAAAGTGCTGGCCGACAATTTCCGCCTCTGTGTAACCCTCGATCTTCTGCGCACCGACGTTCCAGCTGACGACCCGTCCGGTGGCGTCGAGCAGGAAGATTGCATAGTCTTCGATCGCCTGCACCAGTTGCCAGTAATCGACATCGAGAGGCCGGGCCGGACGCGTTGGGGTGACATGGGCCGGCTCACCGCTGTCGTGGGAGGGGGGGACGTCGAGCTGTTTCATGGTGCATATGTAGAGGGGGTTTTGCCCGGAAGGATACACCGCGCATGCGTCGCTGCCGGGCCTATCGTTTCACCTGAGAGGTTTGGCTAAGAGGCTCGCGCGTTGGTTGACAGAGGTCAGAGTCAGAATCCGCATAAAACAGGCCTGCTGCACGTGGCCTGCTGTCAGGCACCGCGTTTGCTAGACAACGGCTACCTCACTTCGAAGCATCGACATAAAGGAGCCTCAATGAAACAAGCCTTCACAACCCTCGCCTTCGCCGCCGCGGTCGCGCTTACCAGCACGGTCGCGCATGCCGAAGGCTGTACCAAAGGCGCTGTGGTGGGCGGCGTCACCGGCCACGTTGCCGGGGATCATGGCGTAGCGGGCGCAGCAGCAGGCTGTGCGATCGGCCATCACGAAGCGAAGAAGAAGGACAAGGCGGCAAGCGCGGCGGCGTCAGCGAGTCAACCGGCGGGCAAATAACCACCACTCGCCCAGCGCATTTAT from the Paraburkholderia fungorum genome contains:
- a CDS encoding MFS transporter; the encoded protein is MTVVQKALIAPLIVACAMFMESVDANVIVTALPAMARDFGRDPVTLKIAVTSYVLGLGVFIPVCGWLADRFGARTVFRTAIGIFVTGSLLCAASNSLATFTLARFVQGVGGAMMVPVGRIIIFRVVDKADFIRAMNYLSVPAMLGPAAGPLLGGFITTYLHWRLIFFINVPIGILGIYLTNRFIANTREPDPGPLDWIGFLLSATGAVLLLLGLSLVGGELISNADAFGMCGFGAALLAIYVVYAQRAKLPLLDLRFFKVPTFQASVLGGSLFRIGLGALPFLLPLMLQEGHGMSAFQSGLITCASAFGGMFMRTVASTVLRRFGFRSVLVVNAALSGISIAACGLFFPGTPTWIIWVVVLLGGFFPALQFTSLNSLTYAEIASRDVGRATSLGSVVQQMSLGLGVTVGGIVLQMSRALHGHPSIMWSDFWPAFLVVGLCSFASIPVTLRMPRGAGAEISRGGRG
- a CDS encoding DUF421 domain-containing protein; this translates as MTNAIFVLFGEGRDLNTLQMALRAIVVFVIAVVLIRVSGRRSFGQRSPFDSVVVILLGATLSRAIVGASPFGATVLSSFVIVACHRLLALACVHSTRFERLVGGVEREVFRNGAFDASEMNAALITPTDVRESVRQKTGSRSMDSVAEAILERNGDISVIRKQGRPE
- a CDS encoding glycosyltransferase gives rise to the protein MIGVIVPAHNEEALLAPCLAALLEASRHEDLAGETVRIVVVLDACNDFSGAIARAYGVETLALKARNVGIARAAGADYLLADGARWLAFTDADSRVSATWLVAQLSLDADAVCGSIAVDDWSAHPHSVREYFRKTYVDADGHRHIHGANLGVSAEAYRRAGGFPPLTCSEDVALVDRLIAIGAHIAWSAAPRVITSARAAARASGGFGDTLVGWAAG
- a CDS encoding class I SAM-dependent methyltransferase, coding for MNSTAQYFDDLYRESDDPWKLREGWYERRKRTLTLALLPRPRYRNAFEPGCANGELTAELAGRCDALLAADLHERAVTLARERVAGMPQVLVEQRTVPLEWPTEAGPFDLIVISEFAYYLHGDELETLAARIAASLTTDGTLLACHWRRPFAEALQSADSAHALFDARCGLSRLAHHDEADLLIDVWSRDARSVAQREGLL
- a CDS encoding acyl-CoA/acyl-ACP dehydrogenase encodes the protein MLDTQGRAAAVNARPFADSRGRPGDSPSGKTGSGDSCFSASSNPAVGARARQDVKPVDAPENALEEVLRDTRFDSIHAVSPDDGLRLLIERGYDHAPLMPLPAQGQTLARWRVLAAVAACDLSLIKLFEGHTDALAILAELRGPISPPASRWGVWAAEPPDARVQAIQAGIRSNADAGVQVVLAGTKAWCSGAEAVSHALVTAWFDNEPVLAAVAMDHPSITIDTSKWQAVGMQATASADVTFDRTPATLVGAAHAYVRRPGFWHGGAGIAACWYGAAAQIGRTLRDACAQRADPHRLAHLGAVDVALVSAAAVLRETAAYIDANPLADAQREAMRARLVVEEAATVVMTHATRTLGAGPLCRDAHFARALADLPVFLRQSHAERDLASLGELVSATPGVTPWTL
- a CDS encoding PAS domain-containing hybrid sensor histidine kinase/response regulator yields the protein MKQLDVPPSHDSGEPAHVTPTRPARPLDVDYWQLVQAIEDYAIFLLDATGRVVSWNVGAQKIEGYTEAEIVGQHFSRFYTEEAIARDWPAYELQQASLTGRFEDEGWRVRKDGTTFWSNVVITAIRNDAGILTGFAKITRDLTAQREYVEALRQSEERFRLLVDSVKDYAIFMLDPQGFVVSWNAGAARIKGYTRDEIVGRHFSQFYLQEEAAAGKPARELAIARQLGHVEDEGWRVRKDGTTFWANVNITAVHDESNRLRGFAKVTRDLTERRQREEAERSSERLRKFLATLAHELRNPLAPVRNAVGVMQMETGLSPVLARARDLIDRQVTHLTRLVDDLLDVGRIMSDKVELRYSRVDLGELVARATEAARPFTDARNQRVVEHLPLEPMTIRGDLTRLVQVLQNLLHNASKFSPVGSVIDVLARIDYNMAVIEVRDAGCGIPARSLDRIFELFAQEKAAQSSGEGGLGIGLTLCKSLVEMHGGSIFASSDGPGCGSAFTLSLPLAAASSESPADETGTESQQVTPLRILLIDDNHDSADSLGMLLELKGHEVRVAYEGEQAIQIAPQFAPHLCVIDIAMPKMDGYATIAALLKMPELADTMYAAMTGFGHASDRERTRDAGFHAHLVKPVELSLFDELLARVEARRRP